A genomic stretch from Methanomicrobia archaeon includes:
- a CDS encoding DUF3344 domain-containing protein, with translation MNGEARSVVITTVMFVSLIGLVVSPALAGLAVNFNGYGFFEDGSPAWFDALSITNTRTGVEWNDTYFGIGHPQIALWQNYYVLALDEPTNVITGDVLEYVATNGTGTNISYLTYDPAITGMNPEHDITFQRAPEKPRISVSPAKQNLSIGDSFTINVTMDPAGTEIYGAQFFLDFDQNVLNATAQTSGTFLAQDGTTTIVIINKINNTIGRIEYGETRWGVEDGVTNPGTLASITFKAVGSGTSDLNLNNVMVSDSNISSVATDSSNGKVMVEGPTLFTISGFVTYPNGTPIFNPSITVTNLNTSEILSANTNETSNYYAIATDSNHVNAGAVLQFNASNDNAISFNHSITQAEMTAGGFVQNITIIPLPLPDLIVSDILAPPAFVDVSTNVSVVIKNIGNAAAGRFNVSVDINGSSVDKRALAGLAAGDTTTLTFAWTPSQIGNYEFSGDTDCDNDVTESNETNNGLSKLVTVLTQKPDLIVESLEAYHYQTPRVWFNLSNFVNVSIINEGYASTRFNVTLHVDGLEFKSEVDGLESGARTNVLFNWTPIGEDCMNGGGPKAYALNVSIDSDAEIDETNETNNHATITTTVYWNGYGADEPLDTIAHGTIQGGLYYSTGNSSYVSGGLSSGDSVSARYNLSFPPNATVAFARLYVYYTWASTYPEMQVNVTTPEGTTYQNLPLDKSYNDRKCFPGFNNLWGTYAFNLTPCINGSGTYIVTVRELSSGRPCYAGRGILVVYEDDTMPLREYWINEGADALMGGRRVDGGELSLEECINTASFPGSIDLKNVSTATLAVVSPWSDNPWEEGRNVLYFNGIELGRDVYSGYQPIGDVSLNGIRMTGGGYPQVGVNLSDVASHLTANGNVAGQGDNGDGMMPSNAFLLVEYAEQANVFDTGPGTYPSISGTHRGRLTPGYTIEVTRLYTYSCAGTGGHAESVRIYGNGVDVNATWDGNQGDGHAIQFPHQVTLVANHTYNYILQTDSYPQIIHKQNHTTFDGSIIACEEFIDANGKRYTNWIPAFKLE, from the coding sequence ATGAATGGAGAAGCGAGAAGCGTCGTAATCACAACGGTCATGTTCGTATCCCTGATAGGGTTAGTGGTATCTCCGGCTTTAGCAGGCTTAGCCGTGAACTTCAATGGATATGGGTTCTTTGAGGACGGCTCACCTGCGTGGTTCGACGCGCTCAGTATAACGAATACGAGAACGGGCGTGGAATGGAATGATACGTACTTTGGGATAGGCCATCCTCAGATTGCGTTATGGCAAAATTACTACGTCCTGGCCTTAGACGAACCGACCAATGTTATCACGGGGGATGTCCTCGAGTATGTGGCCACGAACGGAACAGGGACGAACATCTCGTATCTGACCTATGACCCGGCTATTACGGGAATGAACCCCGAACATGACATCACGTTTCAGCGAGCACCGGAAAAGCCGAGAATAAGTGTTAGCCCGGCGAAGCAGAATCTCTCGATCGGCGATTCGTTCACTATCAACGTAACCATGGATCCCGCGGGCACCGAGATCTACGGGGCACAATTCTTTTTGGACTTCGACCAGAACGTTCTCAACGCCACTGCTCAAACTTCAGGGACGTTCCTCGCTCAGGATGGCACCACGACCATTGTGATAATAAACAAGATCAATAACACGATCGGTAGGATCGAATACGGCGAGACACGATGGGGCGTGGAAGATGGCGTCACGAACCCTGGTACGCTGGCATCTATCACCTTCAAAGCAGTTGGATCCGGAACGAGCGATTTAAACTTGAATAATGTGATGGTAAGTGATTCCAACATCTCAAGTGTAGCAACTGACAGTAGCAATGGGAAGGTGATGGTGGAGGGACCCACACTCTTTACCATCTCCGGGTTCGTGACGTACCCCAATGGGACGCCGATTTTCAATCCCTCGATTACGGTAACCAATCTCAATACCTCGGAGATTCTTAGTGCGAACACGAACGAAACGTCAAACTACTACGCGATTGCAACCGACTCAAATCATGTAAATGCGGGAGCCGTCCTTCAGTTCAATGCAAGCAATGATAATGCAATCAGTTTCAATCATAGTATAACGCAAGCTGAGATGACCGCTGGCGGATTCGTTCAGAACATCACCATTATCCCGCTGCCACTGCCCGACCTTATCGTAAGTGATATACTCGCACCACCAGCGTTTGTGGACGTCAGCACTAATGTCTCTGTGGTTATCAAGAATATCGGGAATGCCGCGGCAGGCCGCTTCAATGTTTCCGTAGACATAAATGGGTCGAGTGTGGATAAACGTGCTCTTGCGGGACTGGCCGCCGGAGATACTACCACGCTCACTTTTGCCTGGACACCTTCACAAATCGGGAACTACGAATTTTCAGGGGATACAGATTGTGATAATGATGTTACCGAATCAAATGAGACCAATAACGGTCTTTCCAAGCTCGTCACGGTCCTTACGCAAAAACCAGATCTCATCGTGGAGAGCCTTGAAGCGTATCATTACCAGACGCCGCGAGTATGGTTCAATCTTTCCAATTTTGTGAACGTCAGCATTATTAACGAAGGGTACGCATCCACGAGATTCAATGTCACCCTACACGTAGACGGACTGGAATTCAAGAGCGAGGTTGACGGGCTGGAAAGCGGTGCTCGAACGAATGTTTTATTCAATTGGACGCCGATTGGCGAGGATTGCATGAATGGCGGAGGTCCGAAGGCCTATGCCCTCAATGTTTCTATCGATTCGGATGCCGAAATCGACGAGACGAACGAGACAAATAACCATGCAACTATTACAACGACCGTTTATTGGAATGGGTACGGTGCGGATGAGCCCCTCGATACTATCGCACACGGCACGATACAGGGCGGCTTGTATTACTCCACAGGGAATTCTTCCTATGTAAGCGGTGGTCTGTCATCCGGAGATTCCGTCAGTGCACGGTACAATTTATCGTTTCCCCCGAATGCTACCGTAGCGTTTGCCAGACTCTATGTGTATTACACCTGGGCGAGCACCTATCCAGAGATGCAGGTAAATGTAACGACCCCAGAAGGAACCACCTATCAAAATCTCCCTCTCGATAAAAGCTACAACGATCGCAAGTGCTTCCCCGGCTTTAACAACCTCTGGGGAACTTACGCGTTCAATTTGACCCCGTGTATCAACGGAAGTGGTACGTATATCGTGACCGTACGGGAACTGAGTTCTGGTCGTCCGTGCTACGCCGGAAGAGGTATTTTGGTCGTGTATGAAGACGATACAATGCCGTTACGTGAATACTGGATCAACGAAGGCGCAGATGCACTTATGGGTGGGAGACGAGTGGACGGAGGAGAACTCTCCCTAGAAGAATGTATCAATACCGCATCGTTCCCCGGGAGTATCGACTTGAAGAACGTGAGTACCGCAACGCTTGCCGTAGTCTCGCCGTGGAGTGATAACCCGTGGGAAGAAGGGAGAAATGTGCTGTATTTCAACGGTATCGAGCTAGGAAGAGATGTGTACTCGGGCTATCAGCCTATCGGCGATGTATCGCTCAACGGCATTCGCATGACTGGCGGTGGCTATCCTCAGGTCGGCGTAAACCTGAGTGATGTTGCCAGCCATCTCACAGCCAACGGAAATGTCGCGGGTCAGGGCGATAACGGCGATGGTATGATGCCGTCCAACGCATTCCTGCTCGTAGAATATGCAGAGCAAGCAAACGTATTCGACACGGGACCTGGCACTTACCCGAGCATCAGCGGTACGCACCGTGGTCGTCTCACGCCCGGCTACACCATCGAGGTTACGCGCCTGTACACATATTCCTGTGCGGGAACCGGAGGCCACGCTGAATCCGTGCGGATTTAT